From Brassica oleracea var. oleracea cultivar TO1000 unplaced genomic scaffold, BOL UnpScaffold00774, whole genome shotgun sequence, one genomic window encodes:
- the LOC106320049 gene encoding B3 domain-containing protein REM9-like, giving the protein MANPHEPHFLKPLLPGFHSGITIPLGFFSKHIERKTNQKTWKLRSDASDKIWEVIQEGMRLTGGWKDFATAHDLRIGDIVIFKHEGDMVFHVTPFGPSCCEIQYTDPDINKEEADAGDADDNEITHIASSSRMI; this is encoded by the exons ATGGCGAATCCACATGAACCTCATTTCTTAAAGCCTCTGCTTCCTGGTTTCCACAGTGGCATC ACAATACCACTTGGCTTCTTCTCAAAGCACATAGAAAGGAAGACGAACCAGAAAACATGGAAACTAAGATCGGACGCTTCAGATAAAATTTGGGAAGTGATACAAGAAGGCATGAGACTCACCGGAGGTTGGAAAGATTTCGCCACAGCACATGACCTTCGAATCGGTGACATTGTCATCTTCAAACACGAAGGAGACATGGTGTTTCATGTCACTCCTTTTGGTCCTAGCTGTTGTGAGATTCAGTATACAGATCCTGACATCAACAAGGAAGAAGCCGACGCGGGTGATGCTGATGACAATGAGATTA CTCACATTGCTTCTAGCTCACGGATGATTTAG